A window of the Nibribacter ruber genome harbors these coding sequences:
- a CDS encoding heme exporter protein CcmB, with the protein MQKDFVLEWRQKYAFNGMLLYVGSTVFICYLSFSLQFGGLQVPVWNALYWVILLFTAVNAIAKGFAQESRGRLLYYYSVVSPQGVILAKIVYNTALMLVLALLCFVFYAVVIGNPVQDMAMFLAAIVLGAVGFATSLTMISAIAAKAANTGTLMAVLSFPVMVPMLLMLIRMSKNAIDGLDRSLSVDEAVTVLAINMIVVTVSYILFPYLWRS; encoded by the coding sequence ATGCAAAAGGATTTTGTGCTGGAATGGCGGCAGAAGTATGCGTTCAATGGCATGCTGTTGTACGTGGGCAGCACTGTTTTCATCTGTTACCTCAGTTTCAGTCTGCAGTTTGGAGGCTTGCAGGTGCCGGTCTGGAACGCCTTGTACTGGGTGATTCTGCTGTTCACCGCCGTGAACGCCATCGCCAAAGGGTTTGCCCAGGAGAGCAGGGGCCGCTTACTCTATTATTACAGCGTGGTGAGTCCGCAGGGCGTGATTCTGGCCAAGATAGTGTACAATACGGCGCTCATGCTGGTGCTGGCGTTGTTGTGCTTTGTGTTTTACGCGGTAGTCATAGGCAACCCGGTGCAAGACATGGCTATGTTTCTGGCGGCCATTGTGCTGGGAGCGGTGGGGTTTGCCACGTCCCTGACCATGATTTCTGCCATTGCGGCCAAAGCAGCGAACACGGGCACGCTCATGGCGGTTTTGAGTTTCCCGGTGATGGTGCCCATGCTGCTCATGCTGATTAGAATGTCTAAAAACGCCATTGACGGACTAGACCGCTCCCTGAGTGTGGATGAGGCCGTGACCGTGTTGGCCATTAATATGATTGTTGTCACTGTTTCCTATATCCTGTTCCCCTATTTGTGGCGCAGCTGA